One region of Oryza glaberrima chromosome 7, OglaRS2, whole genome shotgun sequence genomic DNA includes:
- the LOC127780274 gene encoding protein spotted leaf 11-like, with the protein MASYNESRRCDYDRVVRHGRRTLAVEYNVAQLSRGSTKEWRKVTSEARKLSKHNVFCWACLVDDKAVPWLLCFLSSTTAAIQDNAVASLLNLSKHPAGRMTIMEVGGVGLVVYVINVVAKAVAQHNVAGHPLLPLVEQPRCIPEVIPTLVQLILDGAYRDQKNTMVSLYELLQRAANQGRAIAAGTVPALATLLSTDRDDLAGDSIALLARIAEQPSSAVAILSQPGLFAHLAASSSSRSVNVIEQRDAAVHKNTI; encoded by the exons ATGGCATCCTACAATGAATC GCGCCGTTGCGATTACGACCGTGTCGTTCGGCACGGCCGCCGCACGCTCGCCGTCGAGTACAACGTCGCGCAGCTCTCCAGGGGGTCGACGAAGGAGTGGAGGAAGGTGACATCGGAGGCACGGAAGTTGTCAAAGCACAACGTGTTCTGTTGGGCGTGCCTCGTGGACGACAAGGCCGTGCCTTGGCTGCTAtgcttcctctcctccaccaccgccgccatacAGGATAATGCCGTGGCGTCGCTGCTCAACCTCTCGAAGCACCCCGCCGGGCGGATGACCATCATGGAGGTCGGAGGCGTCGGCCTCGTTGTCTACGTGATCAACGTCGTTGCCAAGGCCGTGGCGCAGCATAACGTAGCGGGCCATCCTCTTCTACCTCTCGTCGAACAACCCAGATGCATCCCGGAGGTGATCCCAACACTGGTCCAGCTCATCCTAGACGGCGCGTACCGCGACCAGAAGAACACCATGGTCAGCCTGTATGAGCTGCTCCAGAGAGCAGCCAACCAGGGCAGGGCCATCGCCGCGGGCACTGTGCCAGCCCTCGCCACCTTGCTCTCCACCGACCGCGACGACCTGGCCGGGGACAGCATCGCGCTGCTGGCAAGGATAGCCGAGCAGCCATCGAGCGCCGTGGCCATCCTCTCGCAGCCGGGCCTCTTCGCCCACTTggccgcgtcgtcgtcatctCGGTCGGTGAATGTCATCGAACAACGCGACGCGGCAGTACACAAAAACACTATTTAG
- the LOC127780093 gene encoding aspartic proteinase nepenthesin-1-like, with product MSSSTAAILALVIILLPPITLAGDLHGFRATLTRIHELSPGKYSEAVRRDSHRIAFLSDATAAGKATTTNSSVSFQALLENGVGGYNMNISVGTPLLTFPVVADTGSDLIWTQCAPCTKCFQQPAPPFQPASSSTFSKLPCTSSFCQFLPNSIRTCNATGCVYNYKYGSGYTAGYLATETLKVGDASFPSVAFGCSTENGVGNSTSGIAGLGRGALSLIPQLGVGRFSYCLRSGSAAGASPILFGSLANLTDGNVQSTPFVNNPAVHPSYYYVNLTGITVGETDLPVTTSTFGFTQNGLGGGTIVDSGTTLTYLAKDGYEMVKQAFLSQTANVTTVNGTRGLDLCFKSTGGGGGIAVPSLVLRFDGGAEYAVPTYFAGVETDSQGSVTVACLMMLPAKGDQPMSVIGNVMQMDMHLLYDLDGGIFSFAPADCAKV from the coding sequence ATGTCATCCAGCACTGCTGCCATACTAGCCCtcgtcatcatcctcctccCGCCGATAACTCTCGCCGGCGATCTTCATGGCTTCCGCGCCACTCTTACTCGCATCCACGAGCTCTCCCCCGGCAAATACTCGGAAGCGGTACGCCGCGACAGCCACCGCATCGCTTTTCTCTCCGACGCCACCGCAGCCGGcaaggccaccaccaccaactcgTCGGTCAGCTTCCAGGCACTGCTTGAGAACGGCGTGGGAGGGTACAACATGAACATCTCCGTCGGCACGCCGCTACTCACCTTCCCGGTCGTGGCCGACACCGGCAGTGACCTCATCTGGACGCAGTGCGCGCCGTGCACCAAATGCTTCCAGCAGCCCGCGCCGCCATTCcagccggcgagctcctccaccttctccaAGCTCCCGTGCACCAGCTCCTTCTGCCAGTTCCTGCCCAACTCCATCCGCACGTGCAACGCCACCGGCTGCGTCTACAACTACAAGTACGGCAGCGGCTACACCGCGGGCTACCTCGCCACCGAGACGCTCAAAGTCGGGGACGCCTCTTTCCCCAGCGTCGCGTTCGGGTGCAGCACGGAGAACGGCGTGGGCAACTCGACGTCGGGCATCGCGGGTCTTGGCCGCGGCGCGCTGTCCCTCATACCGCAGCTCGGCGTCGGCCGGTTCTCGTACTGCCTCCGCTCCGGCTCTGCCGCCGGCGCCAGCCCGATACTGTTCGGCTCCCTGGCCAATCTTACGGACGGAAATGTCCAGTCGACGCCGTTCGTCAACAACCCCGCGGTACACCCCTCGTACTACTACGTCAACCTCACCGGCATCACCGTCGGTGAGACGGACCTCCCGGTGACGACCAGCACGTTCGGCTTCACGCAGaacggcctcggcggcggcacgatCGTGGACTCCGGCACCACGCTCACGTACCTCGCCAAAGACGGCTACGAGATGGTGAAGCAGGCCTTCCTGTCCCAGACGGCTAACGTGACCACGGTGAACGGCACGCGCGGCTTGGACCTGTGCTTCAAGAgtacaggcggcggcggcggcatagCCGTGCCGAGTCTGGTGCTGCGCTTCGATGGCGGAGCTGAGTACGCCGTGCCAACTTACTTCGCCGGAGTGGAGACGGACTCGCAGGGCAGTGTGACCGTAGCGTGCTTGATGATGCTGCCGGCGAAGGGTGACCAGCCGATGTCTGTCATAGGCAACGTGATGCAGATGGACATGCACCTGCTCTACGATCTCGACGGCGGGATTTTCTCCTTCGCTCCGGCGGATTGCGCCAAAGTGTGA